The proteins below are encoded in one region of Paenisporosarcina cavernae:
- a CDS encoding RHS repeat-associated core domain-containing protein — MLYYQYDEQRNVSEVTDRHGDIIEQYRYDAFGGIFTGTTTPYNHHGYTGMRYDGKTGLVDLNARWYNPTAGKFLSEDTYPGELALPQTQNRYSYALNNPINLWDPSGHVAVGVDEGTGAIPSWVRAQRDYDSIEKQNGLFTNYHYWDFVGMNKTTSDTRLVKEVMEARQYTQTYQRDVSNTWTYDYTKMTTITIDDLERKYDDDYHSTETFRENYTEEWIDFISAEEIAGQNAEEIAKYGAPASAKMLGIKISRPDAFDSYVDRERNKHLRQIQPSGPKNHTKKYYDELFQKWWDGDNSIYGNADPITQQELNRRIGEKALPLGPSYFANGLLTGIGFAPISFGGVLGVGAKAFPRASSAIKESKVLTITLGTVDDGVKWVNNKIDAITNVIKNKTGSIPKGTVKGTYSPANPGPLKQSVAETFSGATYKQIALTEDTTFYRVYGGEAGKVGSYMTRVPQNGGIQSQIDLALKPEWGNTTQYVTKVVVPKGNVIYEGTAAPQTINGGAGHLIGGGNQVYIPEVNANWFSK, encoded by the coding sequence TTGCTGTATTACCAGTATGATGAGCAACGAAATGTTTCAGAAGTTACGGATCGTCATGGCGACATCATTGAACAGTATCGATACGATGCATTTGGCGGCATTTTCACTGGCACGACCACACCATATAACCACCACGGCTACACTGGAATGCGATATGATGGGAAGACAGGACTCGTCGACTTAAATGCCCGTTGGTATAACCCGACGGCAGGGAAATTTTTGAGTGAGGATACGTATCCTGGAGAACTAGCGCTTCCGCAAACACAAAATCGGTACTCGTATGCGCTGAATAATCCAATCAATCTATGGGATCCAAGTGGTCACGTGGCAGTAGGTGTCGATGAAGGAACGGGTGCCATTCCGTCATGGGTTCGTGCACAACGTGATTATGACTCGATCGAGAAGCAAAATGGACTGTTTACCAATTATCATTATTGGGATTTTGTCGGCATGAACAAAACGACTTCTGATACACGGTTGGTCAAAGAAGTCATGGAAGCGAGACAGTATACGCAAACGTATCAGCGAGATGTGTCGAACACATGGACATACGACTATACAAAAATGACGACGATTACCATCGATGATTTAGAACGGAAGTATGACGATGACTACCATAGCACGGAAACCTTCCGTGAAAACTACACAGAAGAATGGATTGACTTTATCAGTGCCGAAGAAATCGCAGGGCAAAACGCCGAAGAAATTGCGAAGTACGGCGCACCGGCAAGTGCGAAAATGTTGGGCATCAAGATCAGTCGACCAGACGCATTTGATAGCTATGTAGATCGGGAACGGAACAAACATTTACGGCAAATTCAACCATCTGGTCCAAAAAACCATACCAAAAAATATTATGATGAATTATTCCAAAAATGGTGGGATGGAGATAATTCAATCTATGGAAACGCAGATCCTATCACTCAACAAGAACTAAATAGACGGATAGGTGAGAAAGCGCTACCTCTTGGTCCTTCTTACTTTGCAAATGGTTTACTAACTGGAATTGGATTCGCTCCCATTAGTTTTGGAGGAGTATTAGGAGTCGGTGCAAAAGCTTTTCCAAGGGCAAGTTCAGCTATAAAAGAAAGCAAAGTATTGACTATAACTCTAGGAACAGTTGATGATGGTGTGAAATGGGTAAATAATAAGATAGATGCCATTACGAACGTGATTAAAAATAAGACAGGAAGTATTCCTAAGGGTACGGTTAAAGGTACCTATTCACCTGCTAATCCAGGACCTTTAAAGCAAAGTGTAGCAGAGACTTTTAGTGGTGCAACATATAAGCAAATTGCTTTAACAGAAGACACAACATTTTATAGAGTATATGGAGGAGAGGCTGGAAAGGTTGGTAGCTATATGACGAGAGTACCTCAAAATGGAGGAATACAGTCACAAATAGACCTTGCATTAAAACCTGAGTGGGGAAATACTACTCAATATGTTACCAAAGTTGTTGTTCCAAAGGGTAACGTAATATATGAAGGTACAGCGGCACCTCAAACGATAAACGGGGGAGCAGGTCACTTGATAGGTGGTGGCAATCAAGTATATATTCCGGAGGTGAATGCCAATTGGTTCAGCAAATAG
- a CDS encoding helix-turn-helix domain-containing protein: MLKETLYERDLSQRELERMTGLRPSKISPLCSNNLGRIYLSTLERVCIVLNFDIQELIEVE, translated from the coding sequence ATGTTGAAGGAAACTCTTTACGAACGTGACCTCTCACAACGTGAATTAGAACGTATGACAGGGTTGCGACCAAGTAAAATAAGTCCTCTTTGTTCAAACAACCTGGGCAGAATATATCTATCAACATTAGAAAGGGTATGCATAGTGTTAAACTTCGACATTCAGGAGTTAATTGAGGTGGAGTAG
- the comJ gene encoding competence protein ComJ, translating into MSEFSFESEIFYSQIALFQYGLDNPFNDWNDTHVNQGFSWREGSVSFGTLSSDGECKITVKLSKKIELDGDIIRAIVVPFKVDKGGIEIGSVMETVAIDIPEGNYEVLFTAKNVNSTECYTFSFIESENPVAKILKADEELNLPDNLLMEANTAT; encoded by the coding sequence ATGAGTGAGTTTTCTTTTGAGTCTGAAATTTTTTATTCACAAATTGCATTGTTTCAATATGGACTTGATAACCCTTTTAATGATTGGAATGACACTCATGTAAATCAAGGGTTTTCGTGGAGAGAAGGTTCAGTTTCCTTTGGCACACTATCTAGTGATGGTGAATGTAAGATTACTGTCAAGCTGTCAAAAAAAATAGAACTTGATGGTGATATAATAAGAGCGATTGTTGTTCCTTTTAAAGTTGACAAGGGTGGTATAGAGATTGGTTCAGTAATGGAAACAGTTGCAATTGATATACCTGAAGGGAATTATGAAGTCTTGTTTACCGCTAAAAATGTAAATAGCACAGAGTGCTATACATTTTCATTTATAGAGAGTGAAAATCCCGTTGCAAAGATTTTAAAAGCAGACGAAGAATTAAATTTACCTGATAATTTATTAATGGAAGCAAATACAGCTACATAA
- a CDS encoding NucA/NucB deoxyribonuclease domain-containing protein, producing MRRKDSLGGLNKVPGKDLDEYPPAMFKEGGMGASVRPVSPSDNRGAGAYLGNKLRNYPDGTTVRLK from the coding sequence TTGCGAAGAAAAGATAGCTTAGGTGGTCTTAATAAAGTTCCAGGAAAGGATTTAGATGAATACCCACCAGCAATGTTTAAAGAGGGTGGTATGGGTGCAAGTGTAAGACCTGTTAGTCCATCTGATAACAGAGGTGCAGGTGCTTATTTGGGGAATAAGTTAAGAAATTATCCAGATGGAACGACAGTAAGACTGAAATAA
- a CDS encoding IS110 family transposase: MHDKQKYLYVGVDLHKQQHVGVIINCWQEKLGEITFDNKPSPFSKFLLEVDKQKEDGMTLAFGLEDVGGYGRSLAQFLADHGQLVKEVNPALSYAERKSHMTTQKSDSWDAECVARILVNKLEHLPDAKPDDLFWSIQQLVSRRNALVKAQGALKNQLHIQLNHHYPSYKKFFSEVEGKTALAFWERYPSPSSLQGVTIKQLTTFLLDASNNTCSVKKATEIVKLVEEDGLTKKQYQETRDFLVRSIVRDILFKKQEMGYVKRELKELMGLLDFQLNTMPGVELVTASALIAEIGDVRRFSNANKLARFAGIAPVYFGSGGKGKMHKSKRGNRALHALFYNLAVQQVQVAKGSKLPRNPVFHAYYQRKQKEGKTKGQALVCIMRRLVNIVYGLMKYKTAYELPIIREKEEVL; this comes from the coding sequence ATGCACGATAAACAAAAATACTTGTATGTGGGTGTAGACTTACATAAGCAACAACATGTAGGGGTTATCATTAATTGTTGGCAAGAGAAGCTAGGGGAAATAACATTTGATAATAAACCATCTCCTTTTTCTAAATTTCTATTAGAGGTAGATAAACAAAAAGAGGACGGAATGACCCTTGCATTTGGATTAGAAGATGTAGGTGGATATGGGAGATCGTTGGCACAGTTTCTAGCAGACCATGGGCAACTTGTAAAAGAAGTAAACCCTGCGCTTTCCTACGCCGAACGAAAAAGCCATATGACGACACAAAAAAGCGATAGTTGGGATGCAGAATGTGTCGCACGCATCTTAGTCAACAAACTGGAACACTTACCAGACGCGAAACCAGATGATTTATTTTGGTCTATCCAACAATTAGTATCGAGAAGAAATGCACTAGTAAAAGCGCAAGGTGCTCTAAAGAACCAACTGCACATTCAATTGAACCACCATTACCCAAGCTATAAAAAGTTTTTCTCCGAGGTGGAGGGAAAAACGGCGTTAGCGTTTTGGGAACGTTACCCATCGCCATCTAGTTTACAAGGTGTCACAATCAAACAATTAACCACTTTTTTATTAGATGCGAGTAACAATACATGTTCTGTGAAAAAAGCGACTGAAATAGTGAAGCTAGTGGAAGAAGATGGACTGACAAAGAAACAATACCAAGAAACTAGAGACTTTCTAGTGAGAAGCATTGTCCGTGATATTTTATTTAAAAAGCAGGAAATGGGCTATGTGAAGAGAGAATTAAAAGAGTTAATGGGCTTACTAGACTTTCAACTAAATACAATGCCAGGGGTTGAACTCGTCACAGCATCTGCCTTAATTGCGGAAATTGGCGATGTAAGACGTTTTTCGAATGCCAACAAATTAGCACGATTCGCGGGGATTGCGCCTGTTTACTTTGGCTCTGGTGGAAAAGGAAAGATGCATAAAAGCAAACGCGGAAATCGGGCGCTACACGCTTTATTTTACAACCTAGCAGTCCAACAAGTGCAAGTAGCAAAGGGAAGTAAACTGCCACGAAACCCAGTGTTCCATGCTTACTATCAAAGAAAACAAAAAGAAGGCAAAACAAAGGGGCAAGCATTGGTTTGCATTATGAGAAGGCTAGTGAATATTGTATACGGATTGATGAAGTACAAAACAGCCTATGAATTGCCGATAATACGAGAGAAGGAAGAAGTTTTATAA